The following proteins are encoded in a genomic region of Bacillus sp. BGMRC 2118:
- the spxA gene encoding transcriptional regulator Spx: protein MVTLYTSPSCTSCRKAKSWLEEHEIPYTERNIMSEPLSLEEIKEILRMTEDGTDEIISTRSKIFQKLNVNVESLPLQQLYTLIQNHPGLLRRPIIIDEKRLQVGYNEDEIRRFLPRKVRTYQLREAQRLVN, encoded by the coding sequence ATGGTTACATTATATACATCACCAAGTTGTACATCATGTCGTAAAGCGAAGTCATGGTTAGAAGAACATGAGATACCTTATACAGAAAGAAATATTATGTCTGAGCCGTTGTCTCTTGAAGAGATTAAGGAAATTCTTCGAATGACAGAAGATGGAACAGACGAGATTATTTCTACTCGTTCGAAAATTTTCCAAAAGCTTAATGTTAACGTGGAATCATTACCGTTACAACAGCTTTATACGCTAATTCAAAACCATCCAGGTCTATTAAGACGACCTATTATAATTGATGAGAAGCGATTACAAGTTGGATACAATGAGGATGAAATCAGAAGATTTCTTCCTAGAAAAGTACGTACGTATCAGCTTCGTGAAGCGCAACGTCTTGTAAATTAA
- a CDS encoding ABC transporter ATP-binding protein — MTEKILEVKDLHISFETYAGEVKAVRGVNFDLHKGETLAIVGESGSGKSVTSKAIMKLIPTPPGKYKHGEILFDGKDIAKLTEKQMQGIRGSEISMIFQDPMTSLNPTMKVGNQIMEGIIKHQKVSRAAAKERALELLRLVGIPQPEVRLEQYPHQFSGGMRQRVVIAIALACNPKILIADEPTTALDVTIQAQILELMKDLQKKTDTSIIFITHDLGVVANMADRVAVMYGGKIVEIGKAEEIFYNPQHPYTWGLLSSMPSLESGDSDLYAIPGSPPDLLNPPKGDAFAARNEFAMQIDLEQEPPMFKVSETHYAATWLLHPDAPKVEPPATVQRMKESRSIGAGKSSVGVKEGAKNE; from the coding sequence ATGACAGAGAAAATTTTGGAAGTGAAAGATTTACACATTTCTTTTGAAACGTATGCTGGTGAAGTAAAGGCAGTTCGAGGTGTGAACTTTGACTTGCACAAAGGGGAAACACTTGCAATTGTAGGTGAATCTGGTTCTGGTAAATCGGTAACATCAAAAGCAATCATGAAATTAATCCCAACACCACCAGGGAAATATAAGCATGGTGAAATACTATTTGATGGTAAAGATATTGCGAAATTAACTGAAAAACAAATGCAAGGAATTAGAGGTTCTGAAATTTCTATGATATTCCAGGATCCAATGACTTCACTTAACCCAACGATGAAGGTTGGAAATCAAATTATGGAAGGGATCATCAAGCACCAAAAGGTTAGCCGTGCAGCTGCTAAAGAGCGTGCACTAGAACTTTTACGCTTAGTTGGTATCCCTCAACCAGAAGTTCGTTTAGAGCAATATCCACACCAATTCTCTGGTGGAATGCGTCAACGTGTTGTTATTGCGATTGCGTTAGCATGTAATCCAAAGATTCTTATTGCGGATGAACCGACAACTGCTCTTGATGTAACGATTCAAGCTCAAATTCTTGAGTTAATGAAGGACTTACAAAAGAAAACAGATACATCTATCATTTTCATTACCCATGACCTTGGTGTTGTTGCGAACATGGCTGACCGTGTAGCTGTAATGTACGGTGGGAAGATTGTTGAAATTGGTAAGGCAGAAGAAATCTTCTATAACCCACAACATCCATATACATGGGGACTATTAAGCTCAATGCCTAGCTTAGAATCAGGGGATAGTGATTTATATGCAATACCAGGATCACCGCCGGATTTATTAAACCCACCAAAGGGTGATGCATTCGCTGCTCGTAATGAGTTTGCTATGCAAATTGACTTAGAGCAAGAGCCACCAATGTTTAAAGTATCTGAAACTCACTATGCTGCTACGTGGCTATTACATCCTGATGCTCCAAAGGTAGAACCACCAGCAACAGTACAACGTATGAAGGAAAGCCGTAGTATTGGGGCAGGTAAATCTTCTGTTGGTGTGAAAGAAGGTGCAAAAAATGAGTAA
- the trpS gene encoding tryptophan--tRNA ligase, translated as MKTIFSGLQPTGTITLGNYLGALRHFPPLQDEFNCFYCIVDQHAITVPQDRMELRKNIKSLAALYIAAGIDPERSTIFIQSEVPAHAQAGWIMQCISYIGELERMTQFKDKSQGKDGVSSALLTYPPLMAADILLYNTDVVPVGDDQKQHLELTRDLAERFNKKYNDIFTIPEPKISEVGARIMSLQEPTKKMSKSDQNVKSTIFLLDDEKQIEKKIKSAVTDSEGIVKYDKENKPGVSNLLTIYSILSNKSIAQLETEYEGKGYGDFKADVARVVIESLKPIQEKYYELLDSSLLDEILDAGAAKANKVASKMLKKMENAMGLGRKR; from the coding sequence ATGAAAACTATTTTTTCCGGCTTACAGCCAACAGGAACCATAACTTTAGGAAATTACCTTGGAGCATTACGCCATTTCCCACCACTTCAAGATGAGTTCAATTGTTTCTATTGTATTGTGGATCAACATGCGATTACAGTTCCCCAAGATCGAATGGAACTTCGTAAGAACATTAAAAGCTTAGCAGCTCTTTATATTGCAGCAGGTATTGATCCAGAAAGATCTACAATCTTTATCCAATCAGAAGTTCCCGCACATGCTCAAGCAGGTTGGATTATGCAATGTATTTCTTATATAGGAGAACTTGAGAGAATGACTCAATTTAAGGACAAATCTCAAGGTAAGGATGGAGTTTCCTCTGCATTATTAACCTATCCACCATTAATGGCTGCTGACATTCTTCTATATAATACGGATGTTGTTCCTGTTGGAGATGATCAAAAGCAACATTTAGAATTAACACGAGATTTAGCTGAGCGTTTTAATAAGAAGTATAATGATATCTTTACCATTCCTGAACCTAAAATTTCTGAAGTTGGCGCAAGAATTATGTCTCTTCAGGAGCCAACGAAGAAGATGAGTAAATCTGACCAAAACGTAAAATCAACAATCTTCTTATTAGATGATGAAAAGCAAATTGAAAAGAAAATCAAAAGTGCAGTAACGGACTCTGAAGGCATTGTTAAATACGATAAAGAAAATAAACCTGGCGTTTCTAACTTGCTAACCATTTACTCAATACTTTCAAATAAGTCAATTGCACAACTAGAAACTGAGTACGAAGGAAAAGGGTATGGAGATTTTAAAGCTGATGTTGCAAGAGTTGTGATAGAAAGCTTAAAACCGATTCAAGAAAAGTATTATGAATTACTTGATTCTTCATTATTAGATGAGATTTTAGATGCAGGTGCGGCTAAGGCTAATAAAGTTGCATCAAAAATGCTTAAAAAGATGGAAAACGCTATGGGGTTAGGACGAAAGCGATAA
- a CDS encoding ABC transporter permease — MTKYLLQRIVYMLITLFIIASATFFLMKLMPGTPFSNEAKLTAEQKAVILEKYGLDQPVPVQYVKYVGNLLQGDLGVSFQFDNRGVTDLILDRIGPSAYLGFQAMVIGTLLGILLGIVSALYQNTWADYISTLVAIFGIAIPSFIFAGLLQYVFGVELKWFPVAFWEGPKYTVLPTIALLIFPMATAARFIRTEMIEVLHSDFILMARAKGMKKSTIVFKHALRNSLIPLITVIGPIAVGLMTGTLVIERIFSIPGLGEQFVRSITTNDYPMIMGTTIFFAALFIFIIFVVDVLYGIVDPRIRLAGGKG, encoded by the coding sequence ATGACAAAATACTTACTTCAACGTATTGTCTACATGCTAATCACTTTATTTATTATTGCCTCTGCAACATTCTTCTTAATGAAGCTCATGCCGGGTACACCTTTTTCCAACGAAGCTAAGCTTACTGCTGAACAAAAAGCAGTTATTTTAGAGAAGTATGGACTAGATCAACCAGTGCCTGTCCAATACGTAAAATACGTAGGAAACCTTCTACAAGGAGATCTAGGGGTTTCATTCCAATTTGATAACCGTGGTGTTACAGATTTAATCTTAGATCGAATCGGTCCATCGGCTTATCTAGGATTCCAAGCAATGGTGATTGGTACACTATTAGGAATATTACTAGGTATTGTATCTGCGTTATATCAAAACACCTGGGCTGATTATATTTCAACATTAGTTGCGATATTTGGTATAGCGATCCCATCATTTATTTTTGCAGGTTTATTACAATATGTATTTGGTGTAGAACTAAAATGGTTTCCAGTTGCCTTCTGGGAGGGACCGAAGTATACTGTACTTCCAACAATCGCATTATTAATCTTCCCAATGGCAACAGCTGCTCGTTTCATTAGAACAGAAATGATTGAAGTATTACATTCTGATTTCATCTTAATGGCTAGAGCAAAAGGGATGAAAAAATCAACAATCGTGTTTAAACACGCATTACGTAACTCTTTAATTCCGTTAATTACGGTTATCGGACCGATAGCAGTAGGATTAATGACTGGTACGCTAGTTATTGAAAGAATATTCTCGATCCCAGGTCTTGGTGAACAATTCGTTCGTTCAATTACAACAAACGATTATCCAATGATTATGGGTACAACAATTTTCTTTGCTGCATTATTTATCTTTATTATATTTGTAGTCGACGTGTTATATGGAATTGTCGATCCACGTATTCGCTTAGCTGGAGGTAAAGGGTAA
- a CDS encoding DUF3899 domain-containing protein, whose translation MRNYSLMKQITIISLLLLILSIIIPFFTDSGFSLVSIINTMFVIGMIVFLFSSFLLILKVGFFDAITHSFRTFFKTFSKQGQLLGDDIDQMAMPSEYKYSLAKPLLIASIIILVIMVFFLVFYYL comes from the coding sequence ATGCGGAACTACTCTTTAATGAAACAAATCACGATAATTTCTTTACTATTATTAATACTTTCTATTATCATCCCATTTTTTACAGACAGTGGTTTCTCCCTTGTTTCAATTATTAACACTATGTTTGTTATAGGGATGATTGTGTTTCTTTTCAGCTCCTTTCTTCTAATATTAAAGGTTGGCTTCTTCGATGCAATTACACACAGCTTTCGAACATTCTTTAAAACCTTTTCAAAGCAAGGGCAACTACTCGGTGATGATATTGATCAAATGGCAATGCCATCTGAATACAAGTATTCACTGGCCAAACCTTTACTAATAGCAAGCATAATTATCCTTGTTATTATGGTTTTTTTCCTCGTTTTTTATTACCTTTAG
- a CDS encoding ABC transporter permease, with protein sequence MNQEQNISKELFQPAQIDLNKSERIEKPSLTYWQDAWLRLRKNKAALFGLIMVIIVVAMAFIGPIMTGYGIDDQDLSRAKMPPRVPVLENVSWLNLDGKDANGNDVYAAKGKEGEYYWFGTDGLGRDIWTRTWEGTQISLFIAFAAAIIDMVIGVAYGGISAYYGGRVDNYMMRFIEILIGIPNLVVVILMILVLEAGLTSIIIALTITGWTGMARIVRGQILKLKNQEFVLASRTLGAPDSKIITKHLIPNVLGIVIINAMFSIPAAIFFEAFLSFIGLGLQAPNASLGVMIEDGYRSLQIFPYMMVFPAVVMSVLMIGFNLVADGLRDALDPKMRD encoded by the coding sequence ATGAATCAAGAACAAAACATATCAAAAGAACTTTTTCAACCAGCCCAAATTGATTTAAATAAAAGTGAAAGAATCGAAAAGCCGAGCTTGACATACTGGCAAGATGCTTGGCTAAGACTTCGTAAAAATAAAGCAGCTTTATTTGGACTAATTATGGTTATCATTGTAGTTGCGATGGCCTTTATTGGACCGATTATGACTGGTTATGGAATTGATGACCAGGACTTATCAAGAGCTAAAATGCCACCAAGAGTTCCAGTATTGGAAAATGTTAGCTGGTTAAACCTTGACGGTAAAGATGCAAATGGAAATGACGTATATGCTGCTAAAGGAAAAGAAGGAGAATATTACTGGTTTGGTACTGACGGACTTGGCCGTGATATTTGGACTCGTACGTGGGAAGGTACTCAAATATCTCTTTTCATCGCATTTGCTGCTGCAATCATTGATATGGTTATTGGTGTAGCTTATGGTGGAATTTCAGCTTATTACGGTGGTCGTGTAGATAACTACATGATGCGTTTCATTGAAATATTAATAGGGATTCCAAACCTTGTCGTAGTTATCCTTATGATTCTAGTATTAGAAGCAGGTTTAACGTCTATTATCATAGCGTTAACGATAACCGGTTGGACCGGTATGGCACGTATTGTTCGTGGTCAGATACTGAAGTTGAAGAATCAAGAATTTGTACTTGCCTCTAGAACATTAGGTGCTCCTGATAGTAAGATTATTACTAAGCATTTAATTCCAAACGTATTAGGAATTGTAATTATTAATGCAATGTTCTCAATCCCTGCTGCAATCTTTTTTGAAGCATTTTTAAGCTTTATCGGATTAGGACTACAAGCACCAAATGCATCATTAGGGGTTATGATTGAGGATGGGTATAGATCATTACAAATCTTCCCTTATATGATGGTTTTCCCAGCTGTTGTAATGAGTGTGCTAATGATTGGCTTTAACTTAGTTGCAGATGGATTACGTGATGCACTTGATCCGAAGATGCGCGATTAA
- a CDS encoding TerC family protein — protein sequence MDLEFLSALLIIIGIDIVLGGDNAIVIALASRNLPESKRNKAIFLGTGLAIVVRVLLTILAVYLLKIPFLQLVGGILLIVIAYKLLVDNEDEMNINAGVTLSAAVKTIVFADIVMGFDNVIAVAGAAQGNILLVVIGLLVSIPIIIWGSKLILMLMERFSALVYVGAGILAFTAGKMMTHESRLAEFFETYASLQYILPITTVILVLASGYIKNKSAKA from the coding sequence GTGGATTTAGAATTTTTATCAGCATTACTCATCATTATTGGAATTGATATTGTCTTAGGTGGAGACAATGCGATTGTAATTGCACTGGCAAGTCGTAATCTACCAGAATCCAAAAGAAATAAAGCTATATTCTTAGGAACCGGCTTAGCTATTGTTGTTCGTGTCTTATTAACTATTCTTGCTGTTTACTTATTAAAGATTCCTTTCTTACAGTTAGTTGGAGGAATTCTGCTTATTGTGATTGCCTATAAACTATTAGTTGATAATGAAGATGAGATGAATATTAACGCTGGGGTTACATTATCAGCTGCAGTGAAAACAATTGTATTTGCTGACATTGTAATGGGCTTTGATAATGTCATAGCAGTTGCTGGAGCAGCACAAGGGAATATCTTGTTAGTCGTCATTGGTTTACTAGTATCGATCCCAATTATTATCTGGGGCAGTAAGTTAATTTTAATGCTAATGGAACGCTTCTCTGCACTTGTGTACGTGGGTGCAGGTATATTAGCATTTACAGCTGGAAAGATGATGACACATGAATCCAGACTCGCTGAGTTCTTTGAAACATATGCTTCACTTCAGTATATTCTTCCTATCACGACAGTTATTCTAGTATTGGCTTCAGGGTACATTAAAAACAAATCAGCAAAAGCATAA
- a CDS encoding ATP-binding cassette domain-containing protein: protein MSKEKLLEIKSLEQHFSLGKNNVLKAVDGISFDIYRGETFGLVGESGCGKSTTGRTIIRLYDATGGEVLYEGENVHGKKSKAELKKFNRKMQMIFQDPYASLNPRMTVADIIAEGIDIHGLAKNNKERMEKVYDLLETVGLNKEHANRYPHEFSGGQRQRIGIARALAVDPDFIIADEPISALDVSIQAQVVNLLKQLQKEKGLTYLFIAHDLSMVKYISDRIGVMYRGKIVELATSEELYANPIHPYTRSLLSAIPLPDPDTEKTRKRIMYNPDIHNYEDEEPTLREINPGHFVYCSESEYKQYVAKSNK from the coding sequence ATGAGTAAAGAAAAATTACTAGAGATAAAAAGCCTTGAACAGCATTTCTCATTAGGAAAAAATAATGTTCTAAAAGCAGTAGATGGTATTTCCTTCGATATCTATAGAGGAGAAACATTCGGTCTAGTAGGTGAATCCGGATGTGGAAAATCTACAACTGGTAGAACAATTATCCGACTGTACGATGCAACAGGTGGAGAAGTTCTTTATGAAGGTGAAAATGTTCATGGTAAGAAGTCAAAGGCAGAGTTGAAGAAATTCAATCGTAAAATGCAAATGATCTTCCAAGATCCTTATGCATCCTTAAACCCTCGTATGACTGTTGCGGATATCATAGCTGAAGGTATTGATATTCATGGTCTAGCGAAGAATAATAAGGAACGTATGGAAAAGGTGTATGATCTTTTAGAAACAGTTGGACTTAACAAAGAACATGCTAACCGTTATCCACATGAGTTCTCAGGTGGACAACGTCAACGTATTGGTATTGCGCGTGCATTAGCAGTAGACCCTGACTTTATCATTGCCGATGAGCCAATCTCTGCACTTGATGTATCGATTCAGGCACAGGTTGTAAACCTACTGAAGCAGCTTCAAAAAGAAAAAGGGTTAACATACCTTTTCATCGCCCATGACTTATCGATGGTTAAGTACATTAGTGACCGTATCGGTGTTATGTACAGAGGGAAAATTGTAGAGCTTGCTACGAGTGAAGAACTTTATGCAAACCCAATTCATCCTTACACTCGTTCTTTACTATCTGCGATTCCACTTCCGGATCCAGATACAGAAAAGACGAGAAAACGTATTATGTACAATCCTGATATTCACAATTACGAAGATGAAGAGCCAACATTACGTGAAATCAATCCAGGACACTTCGTATACTGTTCTGAATCTGAATACAAGCAATATGTTGCTAAAAGTAATAAATAA
- a CDS encoding peptide ABC transporter substrate-binding protein → MRKSKWMMLLVLSMVLSLFLAACGGEEKEPAKSGAGEGDKEKAATQEEQVLNILDTAEIPTMDSIQGTDAVAFQVMSEVFEGLYRLGENMTPVPGIAESHTVSEDGLVYTFKLRDAVWSNDAPVTAKDFVYSWQKAVDPASASQYAFIMGDIKNANKINAGEITDLNELGVVAEDDKTLVVTLERPTPYFLSLTTFATFLPQNEEFRTAQGENYGLEVENLIYNGPFTLTEWKHEEGWVYSKNEKYWDKENVKLDTINVKVVKDPATAVSLYETGQVDRVGLSAEYVDKYSSDPNYKTFGEPTLFYLKLNQKNEALANVDIRKALNLAIDKEGLADVILNNGSKAAYYAVPAEFVTHPETGEDFRAKHGDFNKTDKEKAAEHWKKGLEALGKDALSIGYLTGDTETAKKIDEYIKNQLETTLEGLTVELQQVPFKQRLELDDAMDYDMQNAGWGPDYQDAMTFSDLWLTDGGHNKMAYSNPEYDKLINDAKTTLAADPVKRFEALQEAERILLEEDAALVPLYQRGTAQLWQPYVKNVYVNSFGPDYSYKWAYIEGKAK, encoded by the coding sequence ATGAGAAAGTCAAAATGGATGATGCTACTAGTACTATCTATGGTACTAAGCTTATTCTTAGCTGCATGTGGTGGCGAAGAAAAAGAACCTGCTAAGTCTGGAGCAGGAGAAGGCGACAAAGAAAAAGCAGCAACTCAAGAAGAACAAGTTCTAAACATTCTTGATACAGCAGAAATTCCAACTATGGATTCAATCCAAGGTACGGATGCTGTAGCATTCCAAGTAATGTCTGAAGTATTCGAAGGACTTTACAGACTTGGTGAAAACATGACTCCAGTTCCTGGTATTGCTGAAAGCCACACTGTAAGTGAAGATGGATTAGTTTACACATTCAAACTTCGTGATGCAGTATGGTCAAACGATGCTCCTGTAACAGCTAAGGATTTCGTTTACTCTTGGCAAAAAGCAGTTGATCCTGCTAGTGCTTCTCAATATGCATTCATTATGGGTGACATCAAGAACGCTAACAAAATCAACGCTGGTGAAATCACTGACTTAAATGAATTAGGTGTAGTTGCTGAAGACGATAAGACTTTAGTTGTAACTCTTGAAAGACCAACACCTTACTTCTTATCATTAACAACATTTGCTACATTCTTACCACAAAACGAAGAGTTCCGTACTGCTCAAGGCGAAAACTACGGACTTGAAGTTGAGAACTTAATCTACAACGGACCATTCACATTAACTGAGTGGAAGCATGAAGAAGGTTGGGTATACTCTAAGAACGAAAAGTACTGGGATAAAGAAAACGTAAAACTTGATACAATCAATGTTAAAGTTGTTAAAGACCCAGCTACTGCTGTAAGTTTATATGAAACTGGTCAAGTTGACCGTGTGGGATTATCTGCAGAATACGTTGATAAGTATTCTTCTGATCCAAACTACAAGACTTTTGGTGAGCCAACATTATTCTACCTAAAGCTTAACCAAAAGAACGAAGCTCTTGCTAACGTTGATATCCGTAAGGCATTAAACCTTGCAATCGACAAAGAAGGTTTAGCTGATGTAATCCTAAACAACGGTTCTAAGGCTGCTTACTATGCAGTACCTGCTGAATTCGTTACACACCCAGAAACTGGTGAAGACTTCCGTGCTAAGCATGGTGACTTCAACAAGACTGACAAAGAAAAAGCTGCTGAACACTGGAAGAAGGGTCTAGAGGCTCTTGGGAAAGATGCATTATCAATCGGTTACTTAACTGGTGATACTGAAACAGCTAAAAAGATTGACGAGTACATCAAGAACCAATTAGAGACTACTCTAGAAGGTTTAACTGTTGAATTACAACAAGTTCCATTCAAGCAACGTTTAGAACTAGATGATGCTATGGATTATGACATGCAAAATGCTGGTTGGGGTCCTGACTATCAAGACGCTATGACATTCTCTGACTTATGGTTAACTGATGGTGGTCACAACAAGATGGCTTACTCAAACCCAGAGTATGATAAGTTAATCAACGATGCTAAGACAACTTTAGCTGCTGACCCAGTTAAACGTTTCGAAGCTCTACAAGAAGCAGAGCGCATCCTTCTTGAAGAAGATGCTGCACTAGTTCCACTTTACCAACGTGGTACTGCTCAATTATGGCAGCCATATGTGAAGAACGTATATGTAAACTCATTTGGACCTGACTACAGCTACAAGTGGGCTTATATCGAAGGTAAAGCGAAATAA